A single Arcobacter sp. LA11 DNA region contains:
- a CDS encoding cell division ATP-binding protein FtsE, which produces MIEAKNIYLSYDENKYIIKKGNFSIKEKEFIFIGGTSGSGKSTLLKSFYGEIPLKHGNLNIAGQEVFGINGKPLRRLRKDIGIIFQDYKLIKEWTIEENIMIPLKINGYSHDISKEQAIKLLSHVKLSHRQGYYPNELSGGEQQRVAVARALAHNPKIIIADEPTGNLDDYSADVVWNLLKGANEQLGITVVVVTHRVPKNFGIRFRQLSIEDGIIYEVS; this is translated from the coding sequence AATATATATCTTTCGTATGATGAAAACAAATACATTATTAAAAAAGGTAATTTTTCAATTAAAGAAAAAGAATTTATATTTATTGGTGGAACAAGCGGTAGTGGAAAATCAACACTATTAAAATCATTTTATGGAGAAATTCCTTTAAAGCATGGTAATCTAAATATTGCAGGACAAGAGGTTTTTGGAATAAATGGAAAACCACTAAGACGACTTAGAAAAGATATTGGTATTATCTTTCAAGATTATAAACTAATCAAAGAGTGGACTATTGAAGAGAATATCATGATTCCTTTAAAAATCAATGGATATTCACATGATATTTCAAAAGAGCAAGCAATAAAGCTTTTAAGCCACGTTAAACTATCACATAGACAAGGATACTATCCAAATGAACTAAGTGGAGGAGAACAACAAAGAGTTGCAGTAGCACGTGCTCTTGCTCACAATCCAAAAATTATAATTGCAGATGAACCAACAGGTAACTTAGATGACTATTCTGCTGATGTAGTTTGGAATTTACTAAAAGGTGCAAATGAACAACTAGGAATAACAGTAGTTGTTGTTACGCATAGAGTTCCTAAAAACTTTGGAATAAGATTTAGACAATTATCTATTGAAGATGGGATTATTTATGAAGTTTCTTAA